The sequence GATTTGGTTGTTGCTTCTGTCGGAAATGTCGAAAAACAATCTTTTTTGACTTTCGAAAATCAGCTGAATATTCATTTTTTTACGCATGAAGATGTTTTTCCCTTTCATAATAAATATGCCACTCCAAAAACGCTCGGAATTGACCGAATGATTTTGGCAGCGGGCGCAACTTTGCAATTTCCTAAAAAAAACAGATTGGTTATCGATGCTGGAACTTGTATTACCTACGATTTTATCGACGAAAACGACAATTATTTGGGTGGAGCCATCTCGCCGGGACTTCGATTGCGATATGAATCGTTGCATCAATTCACGGCCAAACTGCCTTTGCTGACTTTTGAAGAGCCCGAAAATTATGTAGGAAACTCGACTCAACAAGCCATACATTCGGGAGTTGTCAATGGGTTCGTCTATGAGATCGACGGTTTTATCGATGAATATCGAGCAGCGTTTTCAAATTTTATAATAATTTTAACGGGAGGTGATGCAGAATTTTTGGCTAAACGATTAAAAAATACCATATTTGCCAATTCAAATTTCCTTTTAGAAAGTTTGAACCAAACATTTCAATATAAAATCGACAATGATTAAAAAAATTATAATAAGTGCTTGTTTACTTATCTCGTTCGTTTCATTTGCTCAGCAAGGTACAGCTTCACCATATTCTTTCTACGGAATTGGAGATGCAAGATTCAAAGGTACTCTAGAAAACAGATCTATGGCTGGGGTTTCAATAGAGCAGGATAGTATTCACTTGAATGTTGATAATCCTTCAAGTTATGCTAGTTTAAGACAAACTACATTTACGGTCGGTGGAAGTTTTGGTACAGCTACATTAAAAAATTCTGACCACTCAGAAAAAGCGCAAAGAGCGACTTTTGATTATTTGGCAGTAGGAATTCCGATGGGAAAATTTGGAGCGGCTTTTGGTTTGGTTCCATTGTCTTCAGTTGGATATAAAATCATCAATGATAATACTGGTACAGAAGGAGCAACAAGCAATCAGTTTCAAGGAAAAGGTGGTGTTAACAAGGTATTTTTTGGTTTAGGATATAAAATTAGACCAAATTGGAATATTGGAGCAGATGTGCAGTATAATTTTGGATCAATCAACACATCAAGTGTTGAGGCGATTACAGGGGTGCAAAATGCGACTAGAGAAACAAATGAATCTGATTTATCGGGTGCTAATTTTAATCTTGGGACAATGTATCAAACCAAGATTGATAAAAAAATGATGTTGTTTACAAGTTTGAATTACACATTTGCTAGTACATTAAAAGCAAGCAATGTGAGAACTATAGAGGTTGATACAGATCCAGATCCAGTTGTGGCTGATCCAGTTGATGCAAAAATAAAACTTGGAAGCAAATTGACGCTTGGAGCGGGAGTTGGTATTCCGAGAAAATGGCTTGTTGG comes from Flavobacterium sp. KACC 22761 and encodes:
- a CDS encoding type III pantothenate kinase; this translates as MILTVDVGNTRIKAAVFEGDTVLENFVFEKNDLEKKIKEILENFPNCSDLVVASVGNVEKQSFLTFENQLNIHFFTHEDVFPFHNKYATPKTLGIDRMILAAGATLQFPKKNRLVIDAGTCITYDFIDENDNYLGGAISPGLRLRYESLHQFTAKLPLLTFEEPENYVGNSTQQAIHSGVVNGFVYEIDGFIDEYRAAFSNFIIILTGGDAEFLAKRLKNTIFANSNFLLESLNQTFQYKIDND